One window of the Actinomycetes bacterium genome contains the following:
- a CDS encoding YbdD/YjiX family protein, with translation MTAREAAAKLAWYLKELAGEHDYDRYVEHHRRAHPDAPALSRREFERRRMDERDRNPRVRCC, from the coding sequence ATGACCGCCCGGGAGGCCGCCGCCAAGCTCGCCTGGTACCTCAAGGAGCTGGCGGGCGAGCACGACTACGACCGGTACGTCGAGCACCACCGGCGGGCCCACCCGGACGCCCCGGCGCTGTCGCGGCGCGAGTTCGAGCGCAGGCGCATGGACGAGCGCGACAGGAACCCCCGCGTCCGCTGCTGCTGA